The window CAAGTACAGATCTATAATGTTCAACCTGAGGGACAGTAACAACCCGGACCTGAGAAGGAGAGTTCTCACAGGGGAGGTGTCACCAGAGAAACTCATCACACTGTCGGGTGAAGAGATGGCGAGCGACAAGAGGAAACAAGAGACCAACCAGATCAAGGAGAAGTTCTTGTTCGATTGTGAGCGTGGTCAGGCACCAAAAGCAAGTACTGACCAGTTCAAGTGTGGGCGTTGTGGTCAGCGCAAATGCACGTATTATCAGATGCAGACTAGGAGTGCTGATGAGCCGATGACGACTTATGTTACATGTGTTAACTGTGACAATCACTGGAAGTTCTGTTGAGGTGAGAATGTATGTGCGTGTCAAGACATAGATGCTCTGAGATTGATTTATCAAGAGCTTTCTTGTCTATTTGCCGGCATTCTGAGAATGTTCTGGCTCTCATGTTTGTTTTAAGGATATCAGTTCAGTGTCTTAGAGATTAGTAAGTAGGAGAGTTTACTAATTTAGCTGTTTGTTAGCTCTCATCTCTTTTGCTTAATTTATTCCAAATTGTCAAATTCATCAACTTTGCAAATTTTATCTcagttttgaaatttattatgGGTTAGACTTGTGTGTGTTTTCTATCATATTGAACGGTTGAGCCTTCACAGCCTGTAATGTATGTATTATTGGATCGAAAAGTTGCATCGACTTTGATCCAATTCAACTCCAGACGCAAGGGACTGATGAAAACGGAGTCTATTGTTGCATAGACAAGCTAAAGATCTCATTGCATTTGACCATTGTTGCCATTATTATAAACTCATATTATATTTGAACAAGACGTTTTTTCTTTACATTCTCTCTATCAGACCAAACAATGAATTCATACTCCTAGCTAAATATGTCCCATTCCTCAGCATCATCATCTAAATCTCTCTTCCTTCGACTTGGTCTACTGCTTCTCCTTCGCCGTCTTCTATCAGATGAACGTTCAAGCTCCTCAACATCAGAGTATTCACTACCGAACTGAGCATCCCAGAGTCCCTGTTGTCAAAAGTCTTTCTTCAATCATCCCATTTAAGAGAACTTCTGTACATGGAAAAACCCAAACCACTCCAGTACAAGACAAGTACCTTTGTCAACCTCTGTTTCCTAAAAGCTGCAGATTCGTCAACAACAACTATGTCTTCTAAGACCTCGATTATGTCCTCAACATCTAATCTGTATGTACTAACCTGCATCATCACATATTAATCACAGAGATTGtgctattcctagattagatgctTGTGCTTTGTATCTCATATCAAGAAAAGGGAATGAGTTACCCACCAAGCTTGATGGTATGATGGTAACTCCAAACGAATCAAGCTCAAGCGATTCAACTACTCCGGAGTTTATGTTGAATGAGTAACCTCGAACCTGAAAAACAAACCGTGTGTTTCCAACTAATAAACAAGATAAtggcaaagaaagaaagatagatCACTGAAGAAGATATAGCAAGATTATAAACACCTTTCCAATGTTTCGCCCTCCCGGTGTCACCACTCTGTAACCTACCTAAACAAAAAGGTGAGAATTCAATGTAAAGACTTGCTTTAAAGGTGGATGAAATACAAGACAAAGGGGAGATGAATCTATACCAGTGTTTCAAGGCCAACCATTTTGAACTCAGTGTCCAGAACAGCATCATCTTTCACGAGAACAACATCAGCCACCTACAGAGATGTTAATAATATAAACTGAGGCTGTAACACACACTTTCAGAAGAAGAAAAGCAGTTCAATGTAGCAGAAAGCAGCAGAAGTAGTAGAAGTACTCGAGTAATGTCTGTGAGCAAGAATCTCTCAGACTCTCCAGATAGCAAGGTGGGCTTAACATCCACCACCAAAACCAACCACTGAAAATTTGACAAACAGAAGAAGCTCTCATTACAAGTAAAAAGAGGCAGACTTTGATTAAACAAAGAACTTACAGAAGTAGTGTCAACCCAGAGCTGAGAGATGAATCCTAAACTCAGAGCTGATTGTATACTAATAACTTGCTTAGCTACAAGGTTCGATCTCGTCAACGTCTGTTTGAATCCTTTAGATCCTATCTTTATCAGATTGTCTTCACCCACTTGCTGAATCAAATCACCACCTCTAGGAGATTCTGCACTATCGTTTTCCAGGAAACCCAAATGAGAAGAATCAACTTCTTCTCCTTCTACTTCTTCACTAGGTAGTGATGAACTCACGCAAGTAACGAACTTGCCGCTTGGTTTCTCATTAAACTTGAATTTCCGGAGAAAGGTAGAGTCTTTGGCACCAAAACAACATGCTTGTGATGAGGAAAGAATCGTGATTTCATGGATTGAGAGGtgattcctcctcctcctccatgaGCTAGTGATGATCGAGTGGTGAATCCATCTAAAACTGTACGAAGTGGGTCTCACCAGTCGAGCATCGATGGCGGGAAGAGAGAGGAGAAAGGAAGATGAGCAGTTGTACATAGCCGGAGAAGAACGCATACAACTCAAAGTGATCTTTAGGGAAAGGAAGATTGGTTCAATTGCTGTTTACCCCTTGGGTTCTTTAACCAAagaccgaaccaaaccgatatcacaaaatatcaaaatgttcaaattttggtaaattttaaaaaccgaAATCAAACAAAACTTGAACCATTTCATCGTTTGGTTGTTAAAAAACTTTTGCCCAAGTTTTATTGTAGGCTAGAGGTTTTCTACAAAGATCATTAATATGtagatacatattttatttcacTATAAAACACTTGGCTTATCTTgtaaccttatatttttaattaaaaatcaataaaaactaaACTGGAACTgaatatatctaaaaatattaattatttcaatatgaaaatagtatatatttagagattattattattaaattaaaatatcaaaatatttaatagtTTACTTTTAAtctaaacaatattttaatataaaaatttaaactacttaatatatttatttaaactatctAAAAATCAGAATTAAACAACAAAttaattgaatttaaaaaatattttgatatcgATTTTTAAATCTTGTTATTGAAActgaaccaaaaataaaaataacaggTTCATTAATGTAAGAAATTAATACTctttattaatttagaaatgGTTCGCTTCCGAGtgaaaaaagaacaaagaagctctttttttctttctcatttccGTTTTGTCTTTTTCCTCATCCGAAAATCACAAAAAGCTTTGCAAAGTTTTCGTGTCGAATTAGCACTCCCTTCCCTCGTTTCACCCAGCCCCTGTATCTCAAAGCATTATCCTCTCGTTTTTCTCGCCTTCAATTTGAGTAAAGCTTGAATCATTccctctttctctctacgtgCATTCAGATCTGAAAAGAAACTTTTATAGATtcttgatatgttttttttttgattcaaTCCCTTTTTTAAAACTGATTACGTTTATCTTTGGGATCAGGAATGgatgatgagaagaagaagaagagaaacaagaagaagaagaacaagcaGAACAATAGCAAACGTGCAGACGGTGACGCTATACCTACCGAGGATGGGAATCATAACGGAGACGCTGACATTGCTCTAATCAACCAAGTCCCTGATTCCATTGAGTTGGAACCATCATCTCAACAGATCATCATCAATGTAAGTTGGCAATGTCATCTAGATCCAAGGAACATAAGATTGAttcgattgattgattgattaatCTCTTAGTGTATTTGTTTGTGACACATTACATGATTGATTGGTTGCAATGTTATCAATGTGTCTCTACTTGTAAATCCATTTCTGCGGTTTGTGTAGACAAACAAAAACTATGGTCTGATACTTTAAAATCTTATTATTATTCAAAGCAGGCAGATGAACCTGGTGTTGTTGACTACACGTCTCCAAATAGCGAGGTGAGATTATGTCCTCTTGTATGAACAAAGTTTCGTTATTTGATATAGTTTTTGTTAGCACTAGTATtctgcattgtttttttttttgttacgtGTCTATCTTTTGGCTTGAATCCCTGAATTAGTTTTGTAATGCTCTTGTAGGCGGTTCTGGAAGAAACAATCAAACAGTTACGTGATGAGATTGGGTCCCACCTTCAGAAAGAGgtgatttatttttctcttgTCAAGCCTTTTCTTGTTGGTTTTATTAAAGAATCCTACCCATTATCTAGTTATGGTACTTTCCTCAGTGAAATAGTGATGATATATGAATTGCCATGTCTTCATAGGCTGTTTTTGAAGAAACTGTTAGACGCTTGGAAACTGAGAATGAATCTCACATACAGAAAGAGGTTAGTTAAGATTACAGTAAACCCTTTGTCATTACTTCTATGTTTTCCTACTTCATCTGCAAGCGAAAGCAGAAGCTAACATGGTGTTTCACAGGCACTGTTGGAAGAAAGGCTTGAGCATTTAAGAACAGAAAGTGAAGCTCATATACAGAAGCAGGTTAGCTAAGAATACAGTATACAGCCTTTGTCATTACTTTTCTGTTTGCCTGCTTCATCTTAAAACCGAAAGTTGAAACCAACATGGTGTTTCACAGGCACTGTTAGAAGAAAGGCTTGAGCATCTGAGAACAGAAAATGAACCTCACATAGAAAAAGAGGTTAGTTAAAGAATACAGTAAAGCCTTTGTCATTACTTTGATGTTTTCCTGCTCCATCTTCAAGCTGAAAGGTGAAACTCAAATGTTGTTTCACAGGTACAGTTAGAAAAAATGGTTGCGGATTTGAGAACGCAAAATGAAGCTCACATAGAGAAAGAGGTTAGTTAAAGAATCATTACTTTGATGTTTTCCTGCTCCATCTTCAAGCTGAAAGGTGAAACTCAAATGTTGTTTCACAGGTACAGTTAGAAAAAACGGTTGCGGATTTGAGAACGCAAAATGAAGCTCACATAGAGAAAGAGGTTAGTTAAAGAATACAGTAAAGCCTTTGTCATTACTTTGATGTTTTCCTGCTCCATCTTCAAGCTGAAAGGTGAAACTCAAATGTTGTTTCACAGGTACAGTTAGAAAAAACGGTTGCGGATTTGAGAACGCAAAATGAAGCTCACATAGAGAAAGAGGTTAGTTAAGAATACAATATATCCTTTATCATTACTTTGCTGTTTTCCAGCTTCATCTTCAAGCTGAAAAGTGAAACTAATGTGGTGATTAACAGGGACTGTTAGAAGAGAGGCTTGAGCATTTGAAAACAGAAAATGAAGCTCACATTCAAAGTGAGGTTAGTGAAGAAATAGCATTTACCCGTATTCACATCTTTGCTATTTTCCTTCGCTATCTGCAAGCTGAAGATTTTTTACAGGCACTGTTAGAAGAAAGGCTCTTGCATTTGAGAACAGAGAATGAAGCTTACATACAAAAACAGGTTAGTGAATAAATGGCATAAATCCATATCCACAGATTTGCTATTTTGCTGCGTTATCTGCAAGCTTAAGGTCAAAATAACGTGGTGTTTGACAGGCACAGTTAGAAGAAAGGCTCTTGCATTTGAGAACTGAGAATGAAACTCTCAAACAGAACGAGGTCAGCGAAGAAAATAGCGTACAGCTGTATGCATATCTTTGTTATTTTCCTGCAAGCCGAAGGTCAAAGTAACATTGTGTTTATGCAGGAAAAGTTGGAGGAAAGACATGTTCAGTATAAAACAAAGAACGACGTGCTTGTTCATGAAATGGTGAGACATCTGCAACCCTGGGAACGTTCCTTTAGTACCTATTCATATAGAGCAACATGTTATGTGTAGTTTTGACACTTTGTTAAAAATTGGCAGTCTAGTACAGAAGTCAAAATGAGAGAATTGCTTGACGAAAGATCTACCTTCTCTCAGAAAGAGGTATGTCTACAGTTGCATCTTCTTCAGTTAAAATACATTCTCTTGTCGTATAAAGGTAATCCTAATTTCATGATGTCAATCAGGCAAGTCTAGAGAAAAAACTTCAGCAACTTCAACATGATGAAGAATCTTCGACTGCAGCTGCGGAGGTAACTCTATCTTACCTTGAGACCACATTTTTAAGCAAAGTGTCTTATGAGTGGTATACTCATCATGTACGTTCAATCCTGCAGAAGTCATCCATAGAAATGATTTCGAGCCTGAACAATGAAATTGGAACACTGCGAGCACAGGTATGTGTTTCACCTTTTATTTTGAACATTTGAAGTGGTTTTCTATTTCCATGAGTGGCTCATTGAATTGAGTCTGAAAGTGTTACTGTAGCATCCTTAGTGAACGTTTAGTTCTATAACTCATGTAGAACAGGAAGCTCTACCAAGCATAATACTGCATAGGTTTAGTCTGATATCTAATCTTAAAACAAAGTTTGGCAGGTAATGAAGTTGGAAGAATCTAGGAGTAATCTTCAGGAGCAGAACAATAGTCTTGTGGAAACTGTGTCCAGTCTTCAAGTCCAGCGTGAAAACCATGACAATAACGTGAAGGTTAGGCTTTGATGTGAGACTATAATCCCTTTTCAATGAAGTCCTTAGAAACAAATCATGAAAAGGTTTGTGATGGTTGATACAGGGTGCTTCTGAGGAAGAACTAAACTCACAGATTGAAGCAGCTTGTACTCTAGTTGAAAAGCTTATCACTGAAAATGCTGAACTTGTTGAGAAGGTGAGCTGTACTGATATGGATTTGACTAAGTTACCTACTTTCTTTGATGGTTGATTGAAAATGTCAGTTATTGCTACATTGTCAGGTGAACGAGTTGTGCATTCAGCTAAACCAATCGCAGCGTGCTTTTGCTTCACCCCCTGAGAGCCTAGCAATTGAAGTACAGAAGTCTGATGCCTTAGAAGAAATACCCATTCACGACGAGATGATTAGAATTGACGACTCTGGAGACATTGAAACTGCACTGTTGGAGAGAAACTTATCAGAAGAAACAGTGCCGGTTTCTGTGAACCCGAATGGGGAAATAGATGTGGAATCACAGGTTGCAGTAGCTGGAGAAGCAGAAGAAGTAAGTGGTGGTGTGCCTCTGGTGGACGCTCCACTGATCGGTGCGCCGTTCAGGCTCGTCTCATTTGTAGCAAGATACGTGAGTGGTGCAGATTTGGCGGAAAAGAAACAGTTTTTGTAAAACACATTTTGGAGGCAGAAAAGATGCATCAAGTTCTgtatctctcttctctctttctcttactACACACATACACTCAGTGAAGATCGTTGGTTAGCTTATTGCACAACACTTAACAGGACAAAAaggtttattatattttttttggtaggatactgatggtgatgatgaactGAATACATCAAGTTGCTCGATgtcgttttgtttttctttctcagAATTCAAAGGAAACCATGAGAAAAgagtttcaaacaaaaaaatgctgtcaaaaaaaaaaaaaaaaaaaaaaaaaaaagagtttcaaACAAAAGTTCTTTCAGCCATCTGAGCTAAGATGTATCATGGAAACAGCAAACTCAATGATCGTTAACCATGTGTGCATTAGACACATTATATTACACcagaaaatcattaaaaaaaaaacacagatttATAACCGTGTTCTGAGATAACAATCTACTCAGAAATAATGTCAAATCCAGAATTATAAGAAAGATATGGTAGTTTTGGATCTAGAACACACAAGCACAAGTTGCAATACTGCAGCAGCTGCAATGGCCTCCTCTGTTACAGACGGGTCATATATATGAGACTGGTCTGGCTTCAACCTCTTTGCTCTCTACCTTGGTTGACATCTTATGTCTAGCCTACCCTTTTCGCTCCTTGTGAGCTTGTTCCTCCTCCACCCAGGATTTTACTTTGTTTTTGAGAGCTTGCCGACAACTGGCCTCCGGTAGGGTCTTCAAAAAGGCTTGTAAGAAACAAGGTTGAACTTTCACCAGGAACCAGCCAATCCGGTTCAGTTTTGGATAAGAGAAGACCATGTGTATTATACAAGCTTTCGAAAGCTACAATCGTGCCTTTAACGATGTTTCTGGAGA of the Brassica rapa cultivar Chiifu-401-42 chromosome A03, CAAS_Brap_v3.01, whole genome shotgun sequence genome contains:
- the LOC103857790 gene encoding uncharacterized protein LOC103857790 — translated: MRSSPAMYNCSSSFLLSLPAIDARLVRPTSYSFRWIHHSIITSSWRRRRNHLSIHEITILSSSQACCFGAKDSTFLRKFKFNEKPSGKFVTCVSSSLPSEEVEGEEVDSSHLGFLENDSAESPRGGDLIQQVGEDNLIKIGSKGFKQTLTRSNLVAKQVISIQSALSLGFISQLWVDTTSWLVLVVDVKPTLLSGESERFLLTDITRVADVVLVKDDAVLDTEFKMVGLETLVGYRVVTPGGRNIGKVRGYSFNINSGVVESLELDSFGVTIIPSSLVSTYRLDVEDIIEVLEDIVVVDESAAFRKQRLTKGLWDAQFGSEYSDVEELERSSDRRRRRRSSRPSRRKRDLDDDAEEWDIFS